In a genomic window of Wyeomyia smithii strain HCP4-BCI-WySm-NY-G18 chromosome 1, ASM2978416v1, whole genome shotgun sequence:
- the LOC129717183 gene encoding uncharacterized protein LOC129717183 produces MSNTSSQMCGFSNVENMMRLRKCLKGEALDRVRCELLHPSNVPRVLSTLKMLYGKPEAIIQAVIGKVRNLPSPKVEKLETIVDFALSVKNLCATIQACEISDYVYSASLRYELVERFPPALKLEWARAARRVQVPTLLEFSSWLYSVAEDASAVTGAQHNALRHEIKGRSNKDSYLNFHGETDNDTENKAQETTNICLVCKGNCLALPKCKRFIDLNYDSRWATIEELKLCRKCLRRHNDSRCRSKICGIDGCPFLHHLLLHGSKKSRELPVEQNPSEERAEGSLNYHREQTSDILFRVIPVVLYGPSRAVETYAFFDDGSELTLLENDLAKKLEVSGKPSSLCLRWTGDTKRVENSSQKLNLRISSSSNKTSKIELSNVRTVEKLQLRPQTINIDELKQQFDHLKGVPVQSYGAISPRILIGLDHAKLGQVLKSREGKRKEPIAVKTRLGWCVYGCTSAVTSYDNVVNHHVIDVCACNGGNEDILHNAMKEYFSIDSMGIVKPSRIILSSEDERAQLMFDTLTCKKGKRYESGLPWRYDNVRLPDSKTMALKRWQCLERRMQTDESLRNTLDQKITDYLAKGYIRKLSNAELQFDRTRVWYLPVFPVVNPNKPDKTRLVWDAAAKVHGVSLNSALLKGPDYLTSLLSILIQFREHPVAICGDLRKMYHQVLIRKEDQHCQRFLWGHDPDTYIMQVMTFGACCSPSTAQYVKNKHAASYENEFPAAVRAIIKQHYVDDILVSVETEKEALSLARDVNMIHTEGGFEMRNWRSNSSVVQAKLSELRETEKNLYVTGGLTTEKILGMWWNTAKDCFTFKLSSRHADELLAGRRRPTKREVLRTLMLTFDPMGLIAHFLMYLKVLLLDIWRSGIGWDDPIKEPEFQKWLVWVKVLHQIEKLEVRRCYRTATSKHADIQLHTFVDASENGFAAATYLRFKEGSSIECVLVSAKTSIAPIKFLSIPRSELQAAVLGMRLTKTILESLTIDVKKRFFYTDSRDVCCWLNSDHRKYSLFVAIRVSEILEHTETTDWYWIPTKYNVAKLDSSSRWFRGPDFLWEPANKWPVLMQQCGETDVDLRPHLLMHLTMVQPLVSPEKFSRWSTLLRRIEFFHRLAYNWRRLAKKEIPIKGPITRDERIRAQNYLYRIAQEDTFTDEIAILKASIESGASKPFPKSSPIYRVNPILDHQNILRVQGRTGACKYIDITATNPVILPREHTITKLIVAHIHLKFHHQNHETVVNELRQQYYIPRLKVVYQKVRKQCQQCKNDSAVPRPPLMAALPEARLAAYTSPFTHMGVDYFRPIKVSLGRRTEKNGESLQRASQRERSICKYSEIFFVAEELQQ; encoded by the coding sequence ATGTCTAATACATCGAGTCAGATGTGTGGGTTTTCCAACGTGGAAAACATGATGAGGTTGCGAAAATGTTTGAAGGGAGAGGCCCTTGACCGAGTGAGATGCGAACTGCTGCACCCTAGCAACGTTCCAAGGGTCTTATCAACGCTCAAAATGCTGTATGGAAAACCAGAAGCAATCATTCAAGCCGTGATTGGAAAGGTGAGAAATCTGCCTTCGCCAAAGGTAGAAAAGTTAGAGACAATTGTTGACTTCGCTCTTTCTGTAAAAAACTTGTGTGCCACCATTCAGGCGTGTGAGATAAGCGACTACGTATACAGTGCCTCTCTGAGATACGAACTTGTAGAACGGTTTCCACCTGCATTGAAACTAGAATGGGCAAGAGCGGCTCGACGTGTTCAGGTGCCCACTTTACTGGAGTTTAGCTCATGGTTATATTCAGTGGCGGAAGATGCAAGCGCAGTGACTGGAGCACAGCATAATGCCTTAAGACACGAAATAAAAGGTCGTTCGAACAAAGATAGTTATTTGAACTTCCATGGTGAAACAGATAACGATACCGAAAATAAAGCGCAAGAGACGACAAATATTTGTCTAGTCTGCAAGGGAAATTGCTTAGCCCTACCAAAGTGCAAACGATTTATTGATCTTAATTACGACTCCAGGTGGGCGACGATTGAAGAGCTCAAACTCTGTCGTAAATGTCTTAGGCGACATAATGATTCTCGCTGCCGGAGCAAAATATGTGGAATCGATGGATGTCCGTTCCTACACCACCTTCTCCTTCACGGATCTAAAAAGTCAAGAGAGTTGCCTGTAGAGCAAAACCCTTCCGAAGAGCGAGCCGAAGGCAGCCTGAACTACCATCGTGAACAAACTAGCGACATATTGTTCCGAGTGATACCAGTCGTTCTATACGGCCCCAGCAGAGCAGTAGAAACATATGCGTTTTTTGACGACGGCTCTGAACTGACTTTATTAGAAAATGACTTAGCCAAGAAACTAGAAGTAAGTGGAAAACCATCATCGTTATGTCTGAGGTGGACAGGAGACACCAAGAGAGTCGAGAACTCATCGCAAAAGTTAAATCTTCGTATATCTAGTTCATCGAACAAAACGTCGAAAATTGAACTTTCAAACGTACGTACAGTGGAAAAATTACAGCTGCGACCGCAAACTATTAATATTGATGAATTAAAACAGCAATTTGATCACCTGAAGGGGGTGCCAGTCCAGTCATATGGCGCAATCTCTCCCCGGATCCTAATTGGACTAGATCATGCTAAATTGGGACAAGTTTTAAAAAGCCGTGAAGGTAAACGTAAGGAACCGATAGCGGTAAAAACCCGCCTGGGATGGTGTGTGTATGGGTGCACTAGTGCAGTCACTTCATATGACAATGTTGTCAATCATCATGTAATTGATGTATGTGCTTGCAACGGGGGAAACGAAGACATTCTACACAATGCTATGAAAGAGTACTTTTCTATTGATAGTATGGGTATAGTAAAACCGAGTAGAATAATCCTTTCCTCTGAAGACGAACGCGCGCAACTCATGTTCGACACACTAACGTGTAAAAAAGGGAAACGTTATGAGTCCGGTCTACCGTGGAGGTACGATAATGTTCGATTACCCGATAGTAAAACGATGGCACTGAAGCGTTGGCAATGCCTGGAGCGTCGAATGCAAACGGATGAATCTTTACGGAATACTTTGGACCAGAAAATTACCGATTACCTCGCTAAGGGTTATATTAGGAAATTATCAAACGCCGAGCTTCAATTTGATCGTACACGTGTTTGGTATTTGCCTGTTTTTCCAGTGGTGAATCCCAATAAACCAGATAAAACGCGATTGGTATGGGATGCAGCCGCTAAGGTACACGGAGTGTCACTAAACTCTGCTCTGTTGAAAGGACCCGATTATTTAACATCTTTACTAAGTATCTTGATCCAATTCCGGGAACATCCGGTAGCAATCTGTGGCGATCTGAGGAAAATGTATCACCAGGTACTTATACGTAAGGAAGATCAACATTGTCAGCGCTTTCTTTGGGGGCACGACCCAGATACATACATCATGCAGGTGATGACATTTGGGGCCTGTTGTTCGCCTAGTACGGCTCAATATGTGAAAAATAAACATGCTGCATCATACGAGAATGAATTTCCCGCTGCCGTACGTGCTATAATCAAGCAACATTATGTTGACGACATTCTCGTAAGTGTAGAAACAGAAAAAGAAGCGCTGTCACTCGCACGTGACGTTAATATGATTCACACAGAAGGTGGTTTCGAAATGCGAAACTGGCGGTCCAATTCATCAGTTGTACAGGCCAAACTAAGTGAACTTCGGGAAACCGAGAAAAATTTATACGTTACTGGAGGCCTTACTACAGAGAAAATTCTCGGGATGTGGTGGAACACAGCGAAAGACTGCTTTACTTTCAAACTATCGTCTAGGCATGCAGATGAGTTGCTTGCTGGGAGAAGAAGACCCACTAAACGAGAAGTCCTTCGCACGTTAATGCTGACCTTTGACCCAATGGGATTAATAGCTCATTTTTTGATGTATCTTAAAGTATTGTTGCTAGACATTTGGCGCTCAGGAATCGGCTGGGATGACCCAATCAAAGAACCAGAATTCCAGAAATGGCTGGTATGGGTCAAAGTACTACATCAAATCGAGAAATTAGAAGTTCGAAGGTGCTATCGTACCGCTACCTCTAAACACGCAGACATTCAGCTGCACACATTTGTTGATGCCAGCGAAAACGGTTTTGCGGCTGCTACATATCTTCGGTTCAAAGAGGGGTCCTCAATCGAATGTGTACTAGTAAGTGCTAAGACTAGCATAGCTCCAATTAAATTTCTCTCGATCCCCCGCTCCGAGTTACAAGCGGCTGTTCTCGGTATGCGTCTAAcgaaaactattttggaatcGCTAACTATTGATGTAAAAAAGCGATTCTTTTACACTGATTCGAGAGATGTATGTTGCTGGCTGAATTCAGACCATAGGAAATACAGCCTATTCGTTGCCATTCGAGTAAGTGAAATCTTAGAGCATACAGAGACAACGGATTGGTATTGGATaccaacaaaatataacgtcgcaAAACTAGATTCATCCAGCCGTTGGTTTCGCGGTCCCGATTTTCTCTGGGAACCGGCTAATAAGTGGCCCGTTTTGATGCAGCAATGTGGTGAAACCGATGTAGATCTCCGTCCGCACCTGCTGATGCATCTTACGATGGTGCAACCATTAGTCTCACCTGAAAAATTCTCAAGATGGTCGACGCTGCTACGTCGCATAGAATTTTTCCATAGATTAGCGTATAATTGGAGAAGACTAGCTAAGAAGGAAATTCCGATAAAAGGGCCAATAACCCGTGATGAACGGATTCGCGCTCAGAACTATCTTTATCGTATCGCTCAGGAAGATACGTTTACCGACGAAATCGCGATACTGAAAGCAAGCATTGAGTCCGGGGCAAGTAAACCGTTTCCAAAAAGTAGTCCAATCTACAGAGTCAACCCAATTCTAGATCACCAAAACATTCTTCGTGTGCAGGGTCGAACCGGTGCCTGCAAATACATTGATATAACGGCCACAAATCCAGTAATCCTACCTCGAGAACATACTATAACCAAATTGATTGTGGCACATATTCATCTGAAGTTTCATCATCAAAATCACGAAACTGTCGTGAACGAGCTACGGCAGCAGTACTACATTCCACGTCTCAAAGTGGTATATCAAAAGGTACGAAAGCAATGTCAGCAATGCAAAAATGATAGTGCAGTCCCTCGTCCACCTTTAATGGCCGCGCTACCTGAGGCACGACTTGCCGCATATACATCACCCTTTACTCATATGGGGGTGGACTATTTCAGACCGATAAAAGTGTCATTAGGTCgtcgaactgaaaaaaatgggGAGTCCTTGCAACGTGCCTCACAACGCGAGCGATCCATCTGCAAATActcagaaatattttttgtcgCAGAGGAACTCCAGCAGTGA